The stretch of DNA ACCAGCTAGCATTTATACGACCTGTCCTGCCAGAGATTGGAGACAGTTCTATTTGCGTCCATTATTACAGTACTAGttaaatgcccgtgcgttgctacgggcaaCAATGCAAAGTGTGTGCATTTGTTATTCTACTTTGTTTGCTATGTGCAATAATTCGAAGTCAATGCGAAATATGTGTAGGTCTGTTATGTTATTTTGTACATATGTTTAGTTTATATTTACCTCATAGCTATATATGCAAACATATTTCATTTGTTCCCTCCCTCTTGCCATTATGTGTAAAAATACCCCACGTACATGTTGTGTATGGTTTCTAATAGCACTACGATTAGCTGATGGGCACGTCTTTATCTCCCTACCTACCACCCCTCATCAACAAATGAAAACTCCGACGACATTTAGCAAATGAAAACACTTGACACGCAAGGGAGCGACAGCCAACTACATTTATATGGAAAATCATTTTTCACCAATAAATAATAATAACAAATGGAAACTCCGACGACATTTAGCATTTTCGACGCTGACTCTCAAACCGTCTGTATCTTTCAGGATCGAGCGGTCCGAACGCATTTTACCATCAATGCGGTACCCCATCCGCCCATGGACCGGTCCGGACATTCGACTTTCCGCAAACCGAAACCCAACCCGGAGGGCTTTGCGGGCGTCCGGACCGTTTTCACCTAAGCATCCACACCCGGATCCAACCCAGAACCCTCTCCCGCAATATCTCATTTTACCATCAATGCGGTACCCCATCCATCCATGGACCGGTCCGAATATTCGACTTCCCGCAAACCGAAACCCAACCCGGGGGGCTTTGCGGGCGTCCGGACCGCTTTCACCTAAGCATCCGACACCAAGATCCAACCCAAAACCCTCTCCCGCAATATCTCTTCAAAGGACTTGCCGCTTCCCGTGCCGCATTCATGCAGGCCCGGAGTCGCAGCGGACGACAATGATGACGCGCGATGTGTCCGGATGGGAGGGCGCCCCTGACCGACACGACCAGACTGGCGCCACTTCAATGTGTAAGCGTTATCTCGAGAAACCAACTCCGGCCGCTGTGCCATATTGAAGCGGGCTAACCGCCTATTTTTCTGGCCGCATCTCTTTGAGCACGGATCTGGCACCATCCAAATTGCACTCTCCACATATCCGCGCACCACCCCCACTCCCCTCTTCCTCCACTCAACTGCGATTGGCAAGTCCTGGATCTTGGCACCGATGGGCGGATCCTGGCTCCACCGCCCTTGCTCTCGAGGGCCCTCTTTCTCTATGCGGTCGGTTCCTCGGAGAAGGAGGAGACCGTAATTTCCTCTTGCGACGAGCAGGACCAGCCACAACAACAGCAACCACACATGCATCCATGGTGGCCACGGCCGTGCGGAAGTAGAGAGGATAATCCGCGAGCGCCAACGGGCCGCCGGGAGACCCTGTCGCGACGCCGCGCCCTTCCGTCGCTAGAAGCCCAACTCCGACGACTCCGACGACAGCGCCCGACCGTCAGGTAGCCCAGTGATGCATATGAGGTCACCATCAAGTATAGGGTAGTTTagatatttttttattttatttagttcaCTGGACAAAATATCGTCTGGTTTTATGTAAAAATATCTAAATTTGAATGAAAGTTATTCACTTTGTTTAAATTCTATCAATTTTTTCTTTTCGTTAAATTTTGTTTAAAATGTGAACGGACGGTTGCGGCTAGCTTTGAATGACCGGCTCCCATATTAGTGTCCAAACATCTATCCGGACCGGTCCGCGGACAGATTTAGTGTCCGTTTTAGAGGGTCCATGTTGaagttggagatgcccttactcTATTTTATAGTCTCACCTGTCACAAATCACGTGTCGATGTTCCTTAACCTTCTACACAAAACAAAATAGCGAAAAATGGTAAACAAATAAAAATGGTGCATTTCTTGTCCAACCAAGAATGAACACATTTTATCGTGATTGTTCTTGTTCATTTTTAGCTGCCGTATCAAAAAGTGAGTTGTTACCTGGACAATTTCTTGCAATAACATGATGGTGTTATGTTTATTTTCTGGGCACGGTAACAGGCAGTGATGGAGGAGGATTTGGAATATAAATAACCATGTTTAGTTTGGTGATTAGATGCATAATTATAGGGGTACATTAATTATCCTTCAAAAAATAACACACTGCACGATTGCAGCATGGCTTCCAAAAATAATTGGACGTGGTGTTTTCTTTAGGGCTGGAATCGACAATGCATATAGGAAGTAACAAATATATCAATTTTgttaaagcacatctagatgtgtcataagtattgcacatctaagtcctatATCATTGATACGCGAAGATTTGTGTGgatattttttttccttttccttttcatTTCTATGCTTATCTGTGTCACTTAAATGTGCAATAATTAAGACACATCTAGATATGTCTTAGACAAACCCAAAATATATACACCTACAAATTTGGAATTTCTCTCAAAAACCAATATACCTAATATTAAGGAGCGGAAGGAGAATATAATTCAGTGCAAACAAATGCAACCATTCTCGTTGCATTCAATGCAAACTACTTTGGTAATCATTCATCAACCGGGTACAACAATGCAAACTTCAAACATATACTCAGCCGTTtccaaagaaaaaaaaacataTACTCAGGAAAGTGCACACACCTTAATATAAAGTGTGTTTTCACATAAACTTGTTGGACCCTTGTAATTTATTTTTGTTATCCTTCCTGATGCAGTGCAGCAATGCGCCATGATGATTTCCAAACCTGACTACTGATCATGCATAAGCTCTCTGCTGCTCTAGCATTATATGCGCTAAGCAGAGATGCAATTAGCTGTTCATAATAAGAGTTATCTTATTCGTTAATATAAAAACCAAGAAGAAATGACTGCTGCTAGGACTCAAGTCAGTAGAAAATCTGCACAAACAAGGCATCAATCTCTTCAGCTCTATTGCTCTTAATAAGTGTACAACAAATGCTCTTAGAGAAGGGAATATACGAGTAGCAAAGCATTCAGATTCACATCCAGCACAATCAAGGAATTAACAAAGAGCAAAAACATATGTCCAGGAATCGCAGACAATGGTGATCTGTTCATACacattttttttagaaaagaaggatgaccctcggcctctgcatctagaagatgcatacggccactttattgattattctcgaggacTTTACAAAGTATTACAACAATATGCCTGAATCCGTCATCTTGGCAACATATGCCACTACTTCTATCCATATGATGAAGGGGTGCTACCTGGGCCAAATACCCGGTCTACTCACCTAAGCCTATCGTCAAAAGCCAgaagccccagccgagccacataccgggtctggggcaTAAACTGGTCTGACGCACTCACATGTATCGTCGCCGTCATCTTCCACATGTCCGTCTTCAGAGCAGATATTGAGGCTTCTACCTTGTCAGGACACTCCGCATCGACGCCACCTTGACGCCAGACAACTACCTCCACCTGTGCGAGTCCATCACCGCGCATCGGGCGCCGAATCTCCACTGCACCACGCCGTCGAGATCCGCCGTCATCAATGTGAAGGATGAAGTACCGCTCCACCAAAAAAGGCGCCTGCTGGTCCCTCAATCCCGTGTACGcctccaagaatgacgcccccAAGGAGGAAACGACACCAACGCGTCGCCGTCATCCGATCaactgatctagggtttcccccggaggtagCGGATAGAGGTCTAGAGCTTCTCCACGGTgatgccttcaagaaggtaaTGACACCACAGGGTGCCACCAACGCCGCTCTTGGCATCAAGCCGAGCACAAGGTTTTCACCCGGATCCGCTCGAAGAACCTCCATCACGTATTGTGTGCACGGGTCGCCGCCGATCTAAGCTGCCACACATGGAGCAGGCCGCACCGGCCAGATCAAATCTGTCCGGAGGGCACAACCCGCATAGTGCCGACCCAACCACCAGGCCCTCCATGCCGCCACCGCCGATCCGAGGTCAGATAGTGTGTCGCCGCAGACCCAGTCGCCGCCGCCGAACGCCGCCACGCAGCCCGAGGTAGGGCCGGCTGCCGCACCCCACCATCGCCACCCTTGTTCGAggcagccgccgcgccgccgcaggAAGGCAGGCCCGCCGCGCCGCCAGGCCAGATCGGCCGTGCCACCCACGCCGCGGGGCTCCGCATCGCCCGCACGGCGCAGGCAAGAGGGAAGACCCCCGCCACCGCCATCAGCCCCGGGCTATagccggcggcggtggagggaGGGGAGGACGGATGGGGACCCCCGGCGGCTAGGGTTTTGGATCCCGCCCGAGTCGCCCGAGCGGGGGCGAGGCGGGGGCGGGGGCgaggcgggggcgggggcggggctGCAGTGAGCAAACTTGGCACTTGAGGACTGTAGTACGAACAATGGGGACTGAGATTGATTGACGATGTGGAGAGACAACGCGATAGCCAGGAGTCACAGACAATGAAGGACTTGATGACGATGGCCGCTCTCCAGGGCGCAGATCCTCTGACTTCCCTTCAGCAACGCTGCCTCTACCTTAGCCGAGAGAGTCATTGGATCAAAAGCTGGCAGTCCAGATCGAGCGAATCACTGTAGCGCATGCACTGTTCATACAACATTGTAGCTTGTGTACTGTTCATATCACTGTTTTCAGTGGTCCTGTTGCGCCAGATCTGGGCGGTCCGTTCTCAATCCAACGACTAAAAGTAGAGGAAAGGTAGAGGCACTGTTCCTCTCTGCCTTTGCCACAGCAAGGCAGAGAATCCACAACCCGCTCTCCATGCGTACACTACCGTGAGTTCCACTGCCGCGTCCTGCAGCTCGCAATCATGCCTCCCCGTGCCCTCTCCCTGTCATTGCATAATTAGATCGTCCTAGCTTGTTCCTTGAACGGCCATACGGCGCCCCGGGGACGCCAACCAATCCAGAGCTGCAAGATGTGCGGGATTCACCGGGGCGTGGCGAGCACGATAGACACGAGCCAAGAGACTCGATCGTGCGTTTGATGGTGGTAGAATTATCTTGGGTTCTCACGTAGGTATGCACACATGGAAGGCAGGAAGGGCCATGTGATTGATGGAATCAATCTCAGTCATTTCGTATGGAATGTGTGATTAATGCGAGATCATGGGAGAAGCGAAAACTTTGGTAGGAGAGAAACAAAAATGGAAGGAGGTAAGGAACGGAAGGACAGATTTATGTCTCCTTCCATTGCTACGGACGATTTTTACAGACATGATTTGTAGCAAAAATTAAGGCAGTTTCCATGATCTATTTATTAGGTGCCGAAAATCGATGGGTGTGGCCGCGTGGGGTTACGAAGGGTGGGGAGGTGCGGATGAAAACAACGACGTAAGAGGGGAAACGGAACCTTATGGTTCTTTTAGGTAGTAGAAGATAGatagtagagatagagatagagatagagaaAAGATAGAGAAATGGTCGTTTGGTGGTTTCGAAATTTCGATGTAATTTTTATAATAAATCTTGTATCCTTTTTAAAAGAAATCTGTCAACAAGAAGTAATCAAGAGGGGGAGAGAACCGGTCGAAATTTCGATGTAAGTTTTATCATGCGCGTGTGTTGTACGCACGCGTCACGGTCGGCTCTCGAATGCCTCGCCCCCCACCTTGATGGCGCCAAAACCACCGCCGCGCGCGGCCAGTCCGCCCACCGCCGCGCCGCGACTCCTCTGCTCTGGACGTTTCAGCGGGCATGCGCCAAACTCGCACGGCGCGTCCTCGTCGATGGTCACCATCGCCGGGCCCTTCCTCCGTGCCGGGACGGCCGCCGGCGCCTGGCTAAGGCGGACCGTCTTCTTCGCTGCCCCTACCTCCGCTGGCTCGGGCGCGACGCGGCGCTGTTTCGACGCGGCACGGACAAGGCCGTCGGAACGATCCGAGCTCGCCCGCAGGTGCATGGACGTGGCCGGCCCGCCGAAGCCGCGACCACCCACGACCGCCCCCGCTGGCATGCGGCGCGCGCATCCGGACATGCAGTTCACGTAGAGGTCACACGCCCTCGACAGCGCGCGTATCGGCGCGCCGAGGCAGAAGAAGCACCCGCTGGCTTTCCCGCCACCCTTCTTCATCCTTGTGTATGCGTACGTGAAACACAAGATCTTGCCTTTGCACTCGATGGCTGGCTGCGTTATGAGAGTGTACAATGGCACCTCCATCACCTCGTGGTATATATATACGCTTCCATTCCGTGGACGTTGCCCGTTCGGTCCGCGTGAACCGCCGCTTGGTGTTGACCTTTTTGCTCTGGCGTTCATATCCGTGGGGTCGGCGGATTTCTGTACCGGGCGGATAAGAGGGAAACGGTCGGAATCGGCGAGTATTTTGATGGATTCGCAGGAATTTGTCCACGGGTTTTGGAGGATATCGGCTGGCCAACTCGCACGCGCTGCGTCTGTTGATCCAGCGAATCATTGCGTATGTGCATATGCATGTTAGCCGTTTTTTGCGTGCGTTCTTGCAATTCGGCCGGTAAATATACAATAAAACTTTTCTACTGTTGCTTGTTTCAGCGCACGTAAGCCATTGGAAGACACCAACCTCTACTGTCTCGATTGTCTGGTAGCTCCTGGTAAACCATGTCTCCTGAGGGAAGCTACCGTCACTGttccttttattttattttatatatgTTTTCTGATTGGCCACTTGCCCCTTGATTTTGGCATACAGAGGACCAAAGAGA from Triticum urartu cultivar G1812 chromosome 3, Tu2.1, whole genome shotgun sequence encodes:
- the LOC125544860 gene encoding uncharacterized protein LOC125544860; this encodes MEVPLYTLITQPAIECKGKILCFTYAYTRMKKGGGKASGCFFCLGAPIRALSRACDLYVNCMSGCARRMPAGAVVGGRGFGGPATSMHLRASSDRSDGLVRAASKQRRVAPEPAEVGAAKKTVRLSQAPAAVPARRKGPAMVTIDEDAPCEFGACPLKRPEQRSRGAAVGGLAARGGGFGAIKVGGEAFESRP